A section of the Hevea brasiliensis isolate MT/VB/25A 57/8 chromosome 17, ASM3005281v1, whole genome shotgun sequence genome encodes:
- the LOC110642795 gene encoding LOW QUALITY PROTEIN: cysteine-rich receptor-like protein kinase 1 (The sequence of the model RefSeq protein was modified relative to this genomic sequence to represent the inferred CDS: inserted 1 base in 1 codon), producing the protein MQLSFKILQNLSWTFLIFLIFFFLSSSATRNSEIQLTCGSHKDELNSTISTSFVPNFVKVMESIQQQVSRRNWGHAAVTWPSPQVHALAQCHSDLSTLDCKLCFSQGRVKLPGCLPSTAARIFLDGCFLRYDNYSFLHESIDPNYDNVNCSQAAGVLIDSSLHMDFRRKVADVIKNVTERALGNGTFATVEGKGGVVPAYALAQCWNSLNYRECRDCLVKAGSQLRTCAPGAQGQALFTGCYMRYSTERFFNTSSEAADQGSSHAGMIGAIALAAAAFIVLASFGAFIGYGRLSKRKAEQNNLRGLTNWSNLNFKYEVLEKATNFFSDDMKLGQGGAGSVFKGSLPDGRTVAVKRLVYNTQQWVDQFFNEVNLISDIQHKNLVRLLGCSIEGPESLLVYEYVPNRSLDQILFMKNTIHILSWQQRYNIVLGTAEGLAYLHGGSGVKIIHRDIKTSNILLDEMLTPKIADFGLARCFATDNTHISTGIAGTLGYIAPEYLIRGQLTEKADVYGFGVLVLEIATGEKKSIYSQGSNSILHSVWKHYKAKTLAQAIDPRLRDRHPEKDAENVLQIGLLCTQASALLRPSMAEVVQMLTNRECEIPSPKQPPFLNASLINADDSTENSITKXSLTKSTSITINPQVLTQLPSNDAQYSFVTASPTWSCASLENSETR; encoded by the exons ATGCAACTATCATTCAAAATCCTTCAGAATCTCTCATGGACATTCTtgatttttcttattttcttctttctctcttcttctgcCACCCGTAATTCTGAAATCCAACTTACCTGCGGTTCCCATAAGGACGAGCTCAATTCCACTATCTCCACGTCTTTCGTTCCAAATTTTGTCAAAGTCATGGAATCTATCCAACAACAAGTGTCTAGGAGAAACTGGGGGCATGCTGCTGTTACCTGGCCATCGCCTCAGGTCCATGCCTTAGCCCAGTGCCACAGTGATCTCTCTACCCTTGATTGCAAACTCTGTTTTAGCCAGGGCAGAGTAAAGCTTCCCGGTTGCCTCCCCAGTACGGCTGCTCGTATCTTTCTTGATGGCTGCTTTCTTCGCTACGATAATTACAGCTTCCTCCATGAATCCATCGACCCTAATTATGATAATGTGAACTGTAGCCAGGCAGCAGGTGTTTTGATAGATAGCTCTTTGCACATGGATTTTAGGAGAAAGGTTGCAGATGTGATCAAGAATGTCACTGAAAGAGCCCTTGGCAACGGAACGTTTGCCACTGTAGAGGGAAAAGGAGGAGTCGTTCCAGCTTATGCATTGGCTCAGTGTTGGAATTCACTTAACTACAGGGAGTGCAGAGATTGCTTGGTGAAGGCAGGCTCACAATTGAGGACATGTGCTCCTGGGGCACAGGGCCAGGCTCTGTTTACCGGTTGTTATATGCGGTATTCTACAGAGAGATTCTTTAACACCAGCTCAGAAGCAGCAGACCAAGGAA GCTCACATGCTGGTATGATAGGAGCAATTGCCTTAGCAGCAGCAGCCTTTATCGTGCTGGCTTCCTTTGGTGCTTTTATTGGGTATGGGAGATTATCTAAGAGGAAAGCAG AGCAAAACAATCTTAGGGGCCTTACAAACTGGTCTAATTTGAATTTTAAGTATGAAGTGCTTGAGAAGGCAACCAATTTTTTTAGCGACGACATGAAATTAGGTCAAGGAGGGGCCGGTTCTGTATTTAAAGGAAGTCTCCCAGATGGAAGAACGGTTGCAGTTAAGAGATTGGTCTATAATACACAGCAATGGGTTGATCAATTCTTCAATGAAGTGAACTTGATCAGTGATATTCAACACAAAAATCTTGTAAGACTTCTGGGTTGCAGTATTGAAGGCCCTGAGAGCCTTCTTGTTTATGAATATGTACCCAACAGGAGCCTTGATCAAATTCTTTTCA TGAAGAACACAATACATATCCTAAGCTGGCAGCAGCGGTATAATATCGTCCTTGGAACAGCAGAAGGGCTTGCGTATCTTCATGGAGGTTCAGGAGTAAAAATTATCCACAGAGACATAAAAACTAGCAACATTCTCCTTGATGAGATGCTTACTCCAAAGATTGCTGATTTTGGACTTGCTCGTTGCTTTGCGACTGATAATACCCATATTAGCACAGGGATTGCAGGAACACT gGGTTATATTGCTCCTGAGTATCTTATTCGAGGACAGCTAACAGAGAAAGCAGATGTTTATGGTTTTGGTGTTCTTGTTCTGGAGATTGCAACTGGCGAAAAGAAGAGCATTTATTCACAGGGATCGAATTCAATTTTGCACTCT GTTTGGAAGCATTACAAGGCAAAAACACTTGCTCAAGCCATTGATCCCAGGCTTAGAGATAGACATCCTGAAAAAGATGCAGAAAATGTGCTTCAAATAGGACTTCTATGCACACAAGCTTCTGCTTTACTAAGACCGTCCATGGCTGAAGTAGTTCAGATGCTAACCAATAGAGAATGTGAAATCCCTTCACCAAAGCAACCTCCGTTCTTAAATGCTAGTCTAATTAATGCAGATGACTCCACAGAAAACTCTATTACGA TTTCACTTACCAAGAGTACTTCCATAACCATAAATCCGCAAGTATTAACTCAACTACCCTCGAATGATGCCCAATATTCATTTGTTACAGCTAGTCCCACGTGGAGTTGTGCTTCATTGGAAAATTCTGAGACAAGATAG